From Streptomyces sp. CMB-StM0423, a single genomic window includes:
- a CDS encoding AAA family ATPase, with the protein MRLHRLAVAAFGPFAGTQEVDFDALSGAGIFLLQGATGAGKTSVLDAVCYALYGGVPGVRQGGTLRSHHAEPHTPTEVALDFTLAGRRLEVTRRPAQPRPKRNGTGVTTERATTLLREHDPAAGEWRGLSRSHQEIGEEIGGLLGMTREQFCQVVLLPQGDFARFLRADAEARAKLLGRLFDTGRFAAVEDHLAELRRRSQEAVREGDERLLHLAQRIRQAGGPAAGGDADGWSPDAAKPGEADLADGVLGYAAVARATAGELADAAELRLHTAESAHTAAEGHLQAVRELARLQRLHAAARQRQQALAERRQERAALGETLRRARDAAAVAPALELRDRTAAAARHAAAAEEAARAALPGTVAGGGPEQLDAHEARTRQELGALDAARAAAARSAGIARELATLDEESRADEDVLREAAGWLDDWDALRGGLQRRVDEAQGAATRAEQLAAEHEGARRRLDAAERRDELAGRTDEARHAHLVAGEHAGQAHETWLELKERRLDGMAAELAARLADGEPCPVCGSAAHPAPATADGAHVGEHEENEALAAYRAAERVREEAALRLDSLRQARDAAAEAAGEESRDALAAAVADVAGELGRARELAAGALAVRERLDQAHEEHARRVRGRQQAESRAAARASRADALTAERAARDAEVRAARGGAAGVEERAGQLTSLAGRLAVAARAAREAAAAAERSKDADARVADAAYRARFETPEEAAAALLDPAVLLDVEARLEAWQAEEAAVAEALAEPRAAEAAARPPAAVGAAEEAYAAAAGRLRTAAIAGDNARERCDALAGLSAEAADRVRRLAPLRTEHHRVARLASLAAGTSAENERKMRLESYVLAARLEQVAAAATARLARMSSGRFTLVHSDERAHGRGRHGLGLHVVDAWTGTERDTATLSGGESFFASLALALGLSDVVAEEAGGVRLDTLFIDEGFGSLDEQTLDEVLDVLDALRERDRTVGIVSHVPELRRRIPAQLEVVKGRAGSYVRHRTAADR; encoded by the coding sequence GTGAGGCTCCACCGGCTCGCCGTCGCCGCCTTCGGCCCCTTCGCCGGCACGCAGGAAGTCGACTTCGACGCCCTGTCGGGCGCCGGCATCTTCCTGCTCCAGGGCGCCACCGGCGCCGGCAAGACCTCCGTCCTCGACGCCGTCTGCTACGCGCTGTACGGCGGCGTGCCCGGCGTCCGCCAGGGCGGCACCCTGCGCAGCCACCACGCCGAGCCGCACACCCCGACCGAGGTCGCGCTCGACTTCACCCTCGCCGGCCGCCGCCTGGAGGTCACCCGCAGGCCCGCCCAGCCCCGCCCCAAGCGCAACGGCACCGGCGTCACCACCGAGCGGGCCACCACCCTGCTGCGCGAGCACGACCCGGCGGCCGGTGAGTGGCGCGGCCTCAGCCGCTCGCACCAGGAGATCGGCGAGGAGATCGGCGGCCTGCTGGGCATGACCCGCGAGCAGTTCTGCCAGGTCGTCCTCCTCCCGCAGGGCGACTTCGCGCGGTTCCTGCGCGCCGACGCGGAAGCCCGCGCCAAGCTGCTGGGCCGCCTCTTCGACACCGGCCGCTTCGCCGCCGTCGAGGACCACCTCGCCGAGCTGCGCCGCCGCTCCCAGGAGGCCGTACGCGAGGGCGACGAGCGGCTGCTGCACCTCGCCCAGCGCATCCGGCAGGCCGGCGGCCCGGCCGCGGGCGGCGACGCGGACGGCTGGTCGCCCGACGCCGCCAAGCCGGGCGAGGCCGACCTCGCCGACGGCGTGCTCGGCTACGCCGCGGTCGCCCGCGCCACCGCCGGCGAGCTGGCGGACGCCGCGGAGCTGCGGCTGCACACCGCCGAGTCCGCCCACACGGCGGCGGAAGGACACCTTCAGGCCGTACGCGAACTCGCCCGGCTGCAGCGGCTGCACGCCGCCGCCCGGCAGCGGCAGCAGGCCCTCGCGGAACGGCGGCAGGAGCGCGCCGCGCTCGGCGAGACGCTGCGCCGCGCCCGCGACGCCGCCGCCGTGGCACCCGCCCTGGAGCTGCGCGACCGGACCGCCGCCGCGGCCCGCCACGCCGCCGCGGCCGAGGAGGCGGCCCGCGCCGCGCTGCCCGGCACCGTCGCCGGCGGCGGCCCGGAACAGCTCGACGCGCACGAGGCCCGCACCCGGCAGGAGCTGGGCGCCCTCGACGCCGCCCGCGCCGCCGCGGCCCGCAGCGCCGGGATCGCCCGTGAACTCGCCACGCTCGACGAGGAGTCCCGCGCCGACGAGGACGTGCTGCGTGAGGCCGCCGGCTGGCTCGACGACTGGGACGCTCTGCGCGGCGGCCTCCAGCGCCGCGTCGACGAGGCCCAGGGCGCGGCCACGCGCGCGGAGCAGCTCGCCGCCGAACACGAGGGCGCGCGCCGCCGCCTCGACGCCGCCGAGCGCCGCGACGAGCTGGCCGGCAGGACCGACGAGGCCCGGCACGCGCACCTCGTCGCGGGCGAGCACGCCGGGCAGGCCCATGAGACCTGGCTGGAGCTGAAGGAGCGGCGCCTCGACGGCATGGCGGCCGAGCTGGCCGCCCGGCTGGCCGACGGCGAGCCCTGCCCCGTCTGCGGCTCCGCCGCGCACCCCGCCCCCGCCACCGCGGACGGCGCCCACGTCGGCGAGCACGAGGAGAACGAGGCCCTGGCCGCCTACCGGGCCGCCGAGCGCGTACGCGAAGAGGCGGCCCTGCGGCTCGACTCGCTGCGCCAGGCCCGCGACGCCGCCGCCGAGGCGGCGGGCGAGGAGAGCCGGGACGCGCTGGCCGCCGCCGTCGCGGACGTGGCCGGGGAGCTGGGGCGGGCCCGTGAGCTGGCCGCCGGCGCGCTCGCCGTACGGGAGCGACTGGACCAGGCGCACGAGGAGCACGCCCGCCGGGTGCGCGGCCGGCAGCAGGCAGAGAGCCGCGCCGCCGCCCGCGCCTCCCGCGCCGACGCGCTCACCGCGGAACGGGCCGCGCGCGACGCCGAGGTGCGCGCCGCCCGCGGCGGCGCCGCCGGCGTCGAGGAGCGCGCGGGACAACTCACGTCGCTGGCCGGCCGGCTCGCCGTCGCCGCCCGCGCCGCCCGCGAGGCCGCGGCCGCCGCGGAGCGCAGCAAGGACGCCGACGCACGCGTCGCCGACGCCGCCTACCGCGCCCGCTTCGAGACCCCCGAGGAGGCCGCCGCGGCGCTGCTCGACCCGGCCGTGCTGCTGGACGTGGAGGCGCGGCTGGAGGCGTGGCAGGCCGAGGAGGCGGCCGTCGCCGAGGCGCTGGCCGAGCCGCGCGCCGCCGAGGCTGCCGCGCGGCCGCCCGCCGCCGTCGGCGCCGCGGAGGAGGCGTACGCGGCCGCCGCCGGCCGGCTGCGTACCGCCGCCATCGCCGGGGACAACGCGCGCGAGCGGTGCGACGCGCTCGCCGGGCTCTCCGCCGAGGCCGCCGACCGGGTGCGCCGGCTGGCCCCATTGCGTACGGAGCACCACCGGGTGGCCCGGCTCGCCTCGCTCGCGGCCGGCACGTCCGCGGAGAACGAGCGGAAGATGCGGCTGGAGTCGTACGTGCTGGCCGCCCGGCTCGAACAGGTCGCCGCCGCCGCGACGGCCCGGCTGGCGCGGATGTCGTCCGGCCGGTTCACGCTGGTGCACTCCGACGAGCGCGCCCACGGCCGGGGGCGCCACGGTCTCGGGCTGCACGTCGTGGACGCCTGGACCGGCACCGAGCGGGACACCGCCACGCTCTCCGGCGGCGAGTCGTTCTTCGCCTCCCTCGCCCTGGCCCTCGGCCTGTCCGACGTGGTGGCGGA